The Ovis aries strain OAR_USU_Benz2616 breed Rambouillet chromosome 8, ARS-UI_Ramb_v3.0, whole genome shotgun sequence genome includes the window ctattttatgtatagtagttgtatctgttaatcccatactcctaatttgtcctTGCCCTTGAAGTAGTTTTTAAGTGGCCAACTTGTTAGGTTTCTTATACGAAGAATTCCTATCCTGGGTCAGTGACCCGTCCAGAGTAACCAAAGGACTATCTTTCTAGCTTTTACAGGATCCCAAAGCacacataggggcttcccaggtggcactagtagtaaagaacccacctgcctatgaAGGAGCTCtaagagatgaaggttcgatccctgggtcaggaagatctcctggaggaggaagtggcaacccattccaggattcttgcctggagaattccatggacagaagagcctggtgaactataATCCATAGGatcaaaaagagttgggcaccactgaagcaacttagcacacatgcacataaagCACACATTAGCTTTAAGATATGTTTCTGATGACTTTGCCCCTTACACTgaaacatattttgaattttctttgtcAAGATGTATATTTCGGGTTTTTTTAGAGTTAAGTGGTTGAATAGTCTGCAAATTCAAATTAAGATTCAAAGTTTTAGccatatgtaaaatttaaatatgcttcagatactgaaaaatgaaaatatggagaaaatggaagacCTTTTTAAGCTTTTATTAAAGTGTGATATGCATGCTGAATAGTGCATATTTCTTAAGTATTCAGCAGTTTTTACTGGAACATGCTATGTCCCTAGTGGTCAGATCAAAAGGCAGAACTTAAGGCCCCCACACGCTGCCTTTGCATCCACAAACATTCAGACACATACTCTTGGTGAACATCTGTGTGTATTTCTGTTGGGTATATACTTAGGAGTGAACCCCCGGGTCAAGTGTGTACACATGTACAGCTCTAGTAGATTCTAAAATGGCAAACATTTTAAGATCTCTGAAATCGTTTATAGCTATGTGAGTTTGTTCTTTAAAAGTATATGGAGCAAGTCTCAAGGGGTTTCCccggcagtccactggttaagcctctgcacttccaatgcaggggcctagGTTCGGTTCCTGGTTGGGGAGTGGAAATCCCACAATCAGTGCCACGAGGCCAAACAGGGGTCTGcaggtttttctgtaaagggccagtcAGTCAGTATTCTAGGCTCTCAGACGCCTCAGCTTTAGTGGTGCCAGAGCAGCCATAGGCAGTATGTGAGTGAATGTGGTTGTGTTCTGATAGAACAGCAGAGTTATGGGccctgaaatttgaatttcatgtatcacaaaatctttttcaattttttttcaactcTTCAAAACTGTGCAAGCCATTCTGAGTGTGCAGATCATATGGAACAGGTAGTGGGCCAGAGAGGGCCTGCAAGCTGCAGTTTGCTGACCGCCTCAGGGGAACCCATGCACCCAAACACATTTATCCCTTTACCTCACCTGGAGAGACTGATTGATTTCAGCAATGCTGCCATTGCTGAAAAAgtcttttaattctttgaaaCTTCTTTCAGAGCCAGTTGACAAACCTCAAAATGAGATTAGTCTCATTATTCTTTAGTCACTCTTCATTTTTGACCAAAAATGTTTTATTCCATTTGATTTACACACTTCATTCTACTGAAACTGCTGTGAGTGACTTTTGGCTATTTCCAAAAACAAGTTAACTCCAAAGCATGAAAATACTCATCGCTGACAGGACATTTAATAACACGTTCTGAGGAAAATCCCCAAAGAGGAATTCCAAAAGTGCTGTGAGCAATGACAGCATTCTTGGACTAAGGGTGTAGCTTTCCAGGCTGACTCAGACTGGAGGGAGGCAGCCATCACTGGGGTGTGTAAATTCTGGTAtgtttttgattttgattttaattaatcCCATTGCATCTGCCATATGGCCTTTTATCCTAAGGTAGGAGACCCCTGGAAAAAGTAGCTAATTTTGAAGATCAGATTCTGTAAAGTCTGTTATGCTAGTATGTATACCTTCTGAGTTATGTTTTTCTTAGGTCATTATTATTTGATCTCTCATTAGACAACATGAATATGTAGCCATGGAACAAAAATCACCATTTGTCAAAGTCAACTTGggagtaagtgaagtgaagtggctcagtcgtgtccgactctgcaaccccatggactgtaggccaccagaatcctacgtccatgggatttcctaggcaagaatattggagtgggttgccatttctggatcttcccgacccagggatcgaaccagggcctcctgcattgccggcagacgctttaacctctgagccaccagggaagccatgaatGATCAAAACTTGTCATTACAATAAGATTTGCATTAATGCTGTCTGCTTTAGAGCAGGTAGTCATTGGGTTCCTGTAATACTCTGTGTTTGACTCCTTTACAATGACTATATTGTATTCAACTATTCTGTTTATGTCCATATGTTTGTTATTTGGAGCCTGAGCCACGTTGAGCACCcaaacaaatgtttgttaaacTAAAGCAATTGTCATgaaattctgtttctctttcccccttttcctaAAAACCCACTGGATAAATAATTATGGATATAGTCCCTATAATTATTTAATACTTACAGTATATTTGACAACTAATTAAAATGAGTTTGGGTATTTATTCTTgcctaatttatttaattttatttagtgtGAATTGATTATTTTTGTGTACCTTGTCTATGTTATACCTAATAAAAATCACCACTAATTTTTTGGATGGGTTGCTACTattctctttcctttaaaaagatgcaattactcaaatgtttaaaaaaaggtACAGAGTTATAgaaatgttttacttattttttttcctattttagtcCACCAATCGATGACTTTGATATATTTAAAGAATTGAAAGACCAAAATTTCTTTGAATCTCAGGAATCTGTCATTGCCTTATGTACTCATCTGCAAGAGTTGAGGAAAACTATTGAAGACCTAGATGAAAATcaactgaaaaatgaatttttaaaagttcttcaggtaaatataataatttatattattctaATATTCTAATTATTCTAATGACAAATTTTGATCATTTATGtatagatttctaattttttagCAACTTTTACTCTCGATTTTGACTGATGGTGATGTATGTTCCATGGCTACATATTCATGTTGTCTAATGAGAGATCAGATAATATTGACCTAAGAAAAACGTAACTCTCCTGagtctgtttgtttatttaaacaGTTGAAAAGTAAACTGGTATACATTTAACAGCAGGGAAACACTGTAGGGGAAGAGGCTTCAGGAAAtgaggagcagagaggagaggggcTGCAGGGACCCCTATAGAAGCCAGGGTGCATTGGAGCAAAGGCAAGGACTTTGGTTTTTACTCATGCTAAAATGAGAAGCTGTTAGAAGGTTTTAATCAGAGGAGTAACATAACATGACTTAGGTCAAGGATTATTTCTGCAAATAGACTGAAGGCACAGCGCAGAAACAGGTACCTCTGTTACTGATTCAACTCAGGTCTGGACCAAACCAGTAGCATCAGAGGTGGTACAGGTCACCAGATTCTGGATATACTTTGAAAGTAGAGGCCACAGCTTTTTTATGCAGCATTATTAGAGAAAATGTAGATTGGATGGACATGTTACATTGAGTTTTGTAGAAATGAATTTTGTGAACATTTTTAGCAACCCCTCCTCCCATTATGTCCTATATAATAGAgttttttaaattggttattcAAAAGAAGGGTACATGtattgtgctttttctttttcagatttcactaTGGGGAAATAAGTGTGATCTGTCTCTATCAGGTGGGGAACATATTTCTCAGAAGACCAATATAATGAATTCGTTGGAAGACCTAAAACCTTTCATTTTAGTGAACGACATGGATCATCTTTGGTCATTGCTAAGCAATtgcaagaaaacaagagaagaagAATCTGTTACTCAAGTGGATATTGTTCTGGATAATTCTGGGTTTGAACTTATTACAGACTTGGTATTAGCTGACTTCTTGTTGTCCTCTAAACTGGCAACTAAGATCCATTTTTATGGGAAAACGATTCCATGGTTTGTTTCTGATACTACTATTCACGATTTTAATTGGATAATCAAACAACTAAAGCATTCTAATAATAAGTGGGTGTCCCAATGTGGGGTTGACTGGGAAGACCATATTAAAACGGGCAGATGGGTTTACCTCGATCATATATTTTGGACTCTGCCTCATGAATTCAGTGCAATGTCTCAGGTCGCTCCTGATTTATATGCTGCACTACAAAAggctcatttaattttcttcaaggGTGACTTGAATTATAGGAAGCTGACGGGCGACAGAAGATGGGAGTTTACCATTCCATTTCATGAGGCGTTGAGTGGCTTCCACCCTGCACCTCTGTGCAGCATCAGAACATTAAAGGCTGAGGTTCAGGTTGGTCTGCAGCCCGGGCAAGGTGAACAGCTCACAGCTTCTGAGCCCAACTGGCTGACCACTGGGAAATACGGAGTATTTCAGTTTGATGGTCCACTCTGACTTGGTGTAGGAACTTTCAGTTGTGTAGAAAGATCTGACCGACGCTCGGCAGCCCCAACAAAGCTCTGGGAAGCTTGGCTTCTCGGTGGTGATTTATACACTCTCTGATGCTTTCTTGTTTGAATGCTTAGCCCCACTACATTGTTTTGGGGCTAGGTGGATTACACTGGTTACAGATACTTAACACTGATGTTGGAATTTCCGTAACTTATTTCAAGTCATGTATCATTTCAGATGGTTCTAACGAACTTAATTGGCAGAAATAGAAGTCAATTCTGctttaaaagttaacattttaaaaaatactatgctGCATGGTATTTAATATTCTAGGAGGCATGAAATTTTACTTGATTTGGGGCTCTAAGGGCTCAGTGATAATATAATATACATCTTAAATATACTTTGTAAAGAGAGGCATTTCTTAACTGATATCTGAACACGTGAAAGTAAAACTTACCTCATaacttattataatttttaattttgttattggattttctttcatttccatatCTATTTGTACACATTTGTATTTTGATCTGTGGAAAGGGTGGTTGGAAACTCAAAATTGAACAGAATAAAACAATTAGTACTTGAGGAAATGTAGTATCTTTACATTCTGTTTGTGATATCCATAATCAGctgaaatacattattttaacaCATATGTGTTTTAAATGAACAGAATTGCTGTGcagtcttaaaaaaaatgcattagaTAGGAAAGATTCTTCTGCATAGACTTTGTACTACCAACGAGTTAATTCACTTTTTATAATCTTGTGCATTTATTGGCAATCACAGTTATATTAAAGACTAAATTTCAGGTCAGTTTGTTTTGCaactgaaattgaaaataaatctgGACGTGTTTTCTTGCAccagaataataaaatgaattgtAAATTGTATCGAAAATCTCATTGGTTTTATCTTTCAGTGGGGGAAGGGCAAGAAGGGAAGATTAAAGATGAACTCTATACAGTGTACCCCCAGTACACCACCCCCAGTATTCCTGTTAATATTTGGTATTTTCACAGTTATGCCACCATGACCACAATCTACTTTCAGACCATTTTCATCCGGCCTAAAAGACAGGGCTCTGCCTAGAGGCTTCTCCCGGCCCCCCACCTGTTTCTGCTCCAGCAAGTTTGGCCTCTTTGTGTTTGGCATAGGTATAGAGGAGCATGTAGGAGGCTGAGGCTCTGAGGTCAACTGAGGGTGAATTTTCTGCTGAAGAGCTGAGTGATCTTGGAAAACTCCCAAAATAGCATCTTCAATTGCTTCCACTGCTTAACAGTAACATCCTTGGTTAAGGATGAAGTAACTCCTGGATAAAGCAGTCTGTAAATTTCATGCAACACTTTTTCAGCAAGATATAGATCCAGTATCTTACAGGTGTATTACAAGACATAGATCCAGTATCTTGTAGGtatattacaataaaaatgtGGAAGAAGGGTAGATAAATAGGTAGAAAATGCTGGTTATACCACACATGGGCCAGTGGTAGAGTCCatctgccgatgcagaagacaggtaacaggtttgatccttgggtcgggaagattcccctggagcaggaaatggcaacccattccagtatttttacctggaaaatttcacggacagagaagcctggcaggccccagtccatggggtcgcagagtcagacacaactgagtttcTGTGTGTTTGGCATAGGTACAGAGGAGCACTTACTCCATGGATTTATGTTACTTTTTGATTAAACAGCAAATGAACAAGATTTCTTGGGATGACCCACCTTTCAGATTTGAGGTGGCGTTTTGGTGTTTACTAAAAATGCAGTAATCCTTTTGAACTCTTTAATGGCCAGAATCCACGTTGTTCAACCTCAAAGTTTAATTTCTAGAAAAGAAATTCCCATTGCAAAAGGCAATACCAGTAGTTCAAACTCTACTTAGGTTTTAAGAACATCCTAGGGTGAATTGGAAATACAATTCAGAGTTAGATTTATTAAAATTCCCTCTCCTGCTCATTTTCCTAATAGCTCTCTCTGCCCAAGCCCTCACTGAGTCTTGTTCTCAAGCTTCTAACTCCACAAAACTTTCTCCCCTCTACTGTTGACTATTTTTGCTGGActgagttggggtggggggcgtcTAGGAGACTGACTACTTCTACACATGCGTGCTTTATTACCTTGGTAAAGTGCCCATGCAATGTCTGACATTCACAGTATGACACTTTGATACTTGATATGATACCTTGACATTATAGAAAGTGAGTAAGGCAGgggggaaaatgagaaaaatgatgaCATTATTTCACCACCACCAGTACTCCTGTTAAGATTTTGGTGTATTGCTTTCTCCATGCCTAGACATATTtttgtccgtctagtcaaggctatggtttttcctgtggtcatgtatggatgtgagaattggactgcgaagaaggctgagcaccgaagaattgatgcttttgaaatgtggtgttggacaagactcttgagagtcccttggactgcaaggagatccaaccagtccattctgaaggagatcaaccctgggattactttggaaggaatgatgctaaagctgaagctccagtactttggccacctcatgcgaagagttgactcattggaaaagactctgatgctgggagggattgggggcaggaggagaaggggatgacagaggatgagatggctggatggcatcacggacttgatggacatgagtctgagtgaactctggaagatggtgatggacagggaggcctggcgtgctgcgattcatggggtcgcaaagagtcggacacgactgagcagctgaactgaactgagacatattttttcagaggaggcaatggcaccccactccagtactcttgcctggaaaatcccgtggacagaggagcctggaaggctgcagtccataggatcgctgagggttgggcacaactgaagaacttcactttcacttttcactttcatgcattggagaaggaaatggcaacccactccagtattcttgcctggagaatcccagggatgggggagcctggtgggctgctatctatggggtcgcacagagtcggacacgactgaagtgacttagcagcagcaggcatattttttacatttctaagAAAAAGCAGGTttgtactgttaaaaaaaattttttttccccatttttaataATTGAtattgtgttcagtcactcagttatgtccgattctttgtggccccatggcctatagcccaccagactcctctgtccatggtattctctaggcaagaatactggagtgggttgcaatttccttctttacgggatctttctgacccagtgagtgaacctcagtctcctgcattgcaggcggattctttttctctgagccaccagggaagccctcgtttgtcataattttttccTGGTAGGGGAATGgaagacttttggatagcaggaTGACCTGGGACTCATAATGATCAATAATAATCTGGGACTCataaatatttgatttacaatcCTTGGTCTCCTATTAAGTCCATGACCTAAGTCACATTCTCACAATTTTACTGGAAAAGGAGAAGTTATTTCTGGTCAACTTGAACTACATTCAGTCTCAAAGCCAGATTCCCTGGGGAGTCATGCTGAACGATAGCGACAGTCTGGCACCCCCTAGAGGCCGCTTGAATATTCCATGAACCCTggcctcttcccttcctctttaaATTACAAGGAACTGTTGCCTGTGGAGCCTGGTGTACTCTCAGGCATCTCATCAGAGACCACTGTTGACCTTGTTCTCCTaccttcctgcttttctttgctGGGTCACATTTCCCCCGCTCTCAGACAAAATCTGTTCTTATGGAAGACACTTACTTCTAAAATGTTGATTTCCATTAGTTGTGCATTTTTGCGGGGCAGCCACTGACTGTGTCCGCCGTGTTTCCCCTCACACCCAATACTGAGCATGGGGCAGCTGTTCAGTGAGTGGCTGGTAGGTGACAAATTCTAGCCTGTGAAGTAATTTTCTTATCTCCCTGATGTGATGCTATTGAAATTGAAATCTGAAGGATGAAATGGGTCTACTTGAAAGTCTGATCGATTAAATCAATTAGtacttgttaaatgaataaagaaatccaTGTTATATAATTGGGAGTTTTACACAAGTGTATGCATCTTTGAATACTGCTTTATACCTTCAATATTATATTGTGCCTAGTTTCCCATTtgttaaaaattcttcaaaatgtgatttttaatgaCTGTAAACATTTCATTATATAGTtagattgtattttattttgctatataGATTTCCAACATCTTTTCTATCATTAAGGAAGCTGATAGGAACCTCTTCAGACAACCAGTATCCACTAAGATTTGCAAGTCTTCAGTTACTGAGAATTGCTTGAAGCCACCCAATTATTCTAGTTTCTATTAGGCTTGTATTAGGCTTTTAGGCCCAAACTCTCAACATTGAGTAATTGCTTTATATGAGAAGCAAAGtcactttttgtctttctttaaaaaaagttcacAATATATGCTGATGACTTTCAATCCTGCTTGAGTTCAATACAAAGTTTAGGCACAAGGGGGAGATCCATTAGCATTGGAAAGTGGCTGGATTTTTCTTCTGTACTATTTAGTACAGAGATTTCAGCAAGAAAAACTGGCAGAGTATAATTTTCATTGTTGACTACACACATTCTTGTGGTTGCAACTTTAAAATCATTATGCTGGAACAAGGATTTGGTAAAACACAGTAAGGTCAATGACAACAAAACTGTATCCTCATTCCTTTCTTGGCTAAAATTTTCTGTTACATGTAATGTTTGTAACCAAATGTTACCGTGGTTTATGATAGAAGTATATCAACATAggtgaatttgaaaataaaattctgaaaaagtggagaaaagaaatAGTATTTTGTTAACAACATAGAACAGTCACACTAGAAAAAACTTTGTAAGAGAATAAAAACAATTgcttttcatttcacttaaaCTTTGCTTGAAGAAGCAAAACTGTGCTTGTTTTCTTAAGTGTAACAGCAAGTTAATTTTTACCataattcagaaaatttaaaGGAGCTAATATTTCAATTCTATCTTACATTTCAGAAGATAAACATTGGGCTTGGTATATCCCCAATGCAGAAATTCTGCAACTGGGATTCAAGGGTTTCAGGGATAGAATTCAGGTGACCTGTAAGTTTGGGTGAAAaaaattttcatctttgtttttattaatctCTAATTGAACAGTAGTATTTCCTTCAGCATTGATTATTGGCCATAAATTTCAGCAATATTTGCAGTATCTATGCTTTTGTCACCTGCAAAAATCACAAGTGTTTTCATATTACATTATGATTGCTTCCGCTATCTTCAATTATTGCTTTATCATTACATCGGAAATTTAGACGTTTTATTTGGAGATGTTCATGACCCAAAAAAGTTAAGAATACATgctctcgttttttttttttttttttacttttccttcagttttctttctttcctttccataaagttggtgaaagacatgactgggtttattttcatgattttgtttttgaagtgAAGAGGAGATACATCATACTgtgttttttcttcccatttcggacttcacttaatataattCTTCTATTGTCCAGCTTGATTTCTTCCAGGGGTCCTTAATGAGAAAGATTTCCCATTTGCACATGGAATGAGTCATCCTTAATCTTATCACTAcaaggcttgtgtgtgtgtgtttgttttttaattaaaaaaaaaaagaaaaaagtatttagaaagttttcctatttagaacttgccttaaaatgttttacaaatcTTAAAAACCAGAAATCAGAAAGAGCTGTTTAAAATATGGAGCAAGAAGCAGAATTCAACAAAATTTCTTTGACATATATTcccaatttttataataattatacaaTCAGTGAATAGCAAGCATGTTATGGATGCATTGtaatcagaaaaatgaaagtgaagttgttcagtcgtgtctgactctttgtgaccccatggactgtagcttaccaggctcctccttccatgggattttccagacaagaatagtggagtgggttgccatttccttctccaggggatcttcccaacctagggattgaacccaggtctcccacattgcaggcagatgctttaccatctgagccaccggggaagcccctaatCAAAAAAGATACCATTTATGGAGCACTATGTTCCAGGCACAGGACTAAATCCTTTACTCATAATGTGGCAGATATCTTCATAAAAATCCCAGAGGCAGAGATTTTTATTCCATTATTTATATAGGAGCACCAGGTCTCAGTGATTTCAAGTAAATGGGCACAAGGCCACTCAACTAGTCAATGGCAGAGACAAAATTTAAGCTCCGATCTATTGGGCTCCACAGGTCAAGTATGGCTTTTATTTCAGGTTACTATGCCTTTCCTGTAATTTGTAACCATGtaattaaattctttttaaaaatgagtaaacatGTACCATCAGTGAAAATTTGAGCCAGGAGATTGTGTGGATGATCAGCCACGTTGTGAGTTATTAATATGTTGAAGTctctggaggagaaggaaaaaaatccagtgaaagatatgtttttaaataatcgtCTAGAATGAgggtgggtggggatggggattGTTTTCCTGTATCATTATATTTTGTGTCATTTGGATGCTTATGAATTCATGGAATTTTACAGTAGGCTGAACACCACATTGAGAAAGGAAGCCTTCTCttggtgcaaagagctgaacatcaGCAAATCCAGTGATGAAAAGGATGCCTCTCATGTTTCGGGCCACCAACCAGCTGAAAACCAGTGGGTAGTTCTTTTGAAGGGAA containing:
- the ARMT1 gene encoding damage-control phosphatase ARMT1; the encoded protein is MAGPPASLSARDVGSFAYLSVKDRSPQILTKAIDTLHRHKSEFFEKHGEKGLEAEKKAISLLSKLRNELQTDKPIVPLVEKFVDTDIWNQYLEYQQSLLNESDGKPRWFLSPWLFVECYMYRRIHEAIIQSPPIDDFDIFKELKDQNFFESQESVIALCTHLQELRKTIEDLDENQLKNEFLKVLQISLWGNKCDLSLSGGEHISQKTNIMNSLEDLKPFILVNDMDHLWSLLSNCKKTREEESVTQVDIVLDNSGFELITDLVLADFLLSSKLATKIHFYGKTIPWFVSDTTIHDFNWIIKQLKHSNNKWVSQCGVDWEDHIKTGRWVYLDHIFWTLPHEFSAMSQVAPDLYAALQKAHLIFFKGDLNYRKLTGDRRWEFTIPFHEALSGFHPAPLCSIRTLKAEVQVGLQPGQGEQLTASEPNWLTTGKYGVFQFDGPL